The following are encoded in a window of Spirochaetota bacterium genomic DNA:
- a CDS encoding mannose-1-phosphate guanylyltransferase — protein sequence KRLMPLDPAMCLVVTARRYENESGEELRKTGMKGTILSEPMPRNTAAAVLYAATYLSRVFDDSVMIVLPADHFIKRDEEFASVLRTAVEQAQSGKLVTIGIKPEYPETGYGYIKALKDGGAVKGVDMFVEKPNLETARRYVIEGNYFWNSGIFAWNTSIILEGMKRLMPAHYFAFDPLRKMTAEEIASNGDESWAVKQKIFSAIDSVSIDYGIMEKADNRVVIPADFGWADLGSWNSIDDILKPDESMNRGPEVERMIFIDSRNCSVFTEKSRVALVGLSNLVVVESGNDILIMDKNSSQKVRDVVAIARQRDSKA from the coding sequence CAAGCGGCTTATGCCTCTCGATCCTGCCATGTGCCTTGTCGTGACCGCCCGGCGCTACGAGAATGAATCCGGGGAAGAACTTCGTAAGACCGGGATGAAGGGAACGATCCTCTCGGAGCCCATGCCGCGCAATACCGCGGCGGCGGTGCTGTACGCGGCCACGTATCTTTCCAGGGTGTTCGATGACTCGGTCATGATCGTGCTGCCTGCCGACCATTTTATCAAGCGGGACGAGGAGTTCGCCTCCGTGCTGCGGACCGCCGTCGAACAGGCGCAGTCCGGCAAGCTCGTGACGATCGGGATAAAGCCGGAGTATCCCGAGACGGGGTACGGGTATATTAAGGCGCTCAAGGACGGCGGCGCGGTGAAGGGTGTGGACATGTTCGTGGAAAAACCAAACCTTGAGACCGCGCGGCGTTATGTCATAGAGGGAAACTACTTCTGGAACAGCGGCATATTCGCCTGGAACACATCCATAATACTCGAGGGAATGAAGCGCCTTATGCCGGCGCATTACTTCGCCTTCGATCCGCTCAGGAAAATGACGGCGGAAGAAATCGCCTCGAACGGCGACGAATCGTGGGCGGTCAAGCAGAAGATATTTTCGGCGATAGACTCCGTGTCTATCGATTACGGCATAATGGAGAAGGCGGACAACCGGGTGGTAATCCCCGCCGATTTCGGATGGGCCGACCTGGGGAGCTGGAATTCCATCGACGATATCCTGAAGCCGGACGAATCAATGAACAGGGGCCCCGAGGTCGAGCGTATGATTTTTATCGATTCCCGGAATTGCTCGGTGTTCACGGAGAAAAGCAGGGTCGCGCTCGTGGGGTTGTCAAACCTGGTAGTGGTCGAGTCCGGCAACGACATTCTCATCATGGACAAGAACAGCAGTCAAAAGGTGCGCGACGTCGTGGCGATCGCCAGGCAGAGGGATTCAAAGGCATAA
- a CDS encoding FAD-dependent oxidoreductase has protein sequence MPGRGPNREHHDAPGEPAAPHKRRGEDRVRPARGAARQADLLHHENAQGEGNNDWCPGSAVMERAAVIGGGVVGCHVAYALARKGYETYLFERHERLGQETSSRNSGVLHAGIYYKKYSLKAGLCVEGNALSREFFRDHDVAFRETGKYIIARTDSEITEIERLRESAGENGAPVEPATPSRVKRDLPYIECVAALYSPSTAIVDAADYMDRMKAALYQAGVSVIAPCNVRGIRGNVCVTDRGEFLADLFVNSAGLYADELAAECGLHGYVVRPLKGDYYSTVSIECRVPVYPPPSVHTGTLGVHLTPTFGREVLLGPSETHTEAKDDYEIRTPREEFSSSLASMIDAATAARIELNEGYSGNRPRVYLNGERCEDFVVVRRPSNVIHLLGIESPGLTAAPALARYVLSML, from the coding sequence ATGCCGGGGCGTGGGCCGAATCGCGAGCACCACGATGCTCCAGGTGAGCCTGCCGCCCCCCATAAAAGACGGGGCGAAGATCGAGTTCGACCTGCTCGCGGCGCGGCCCGACAAGCTGACCTCCTTCACCATGAAAACGCTCAGGGTGAAGGTAACAATGATTGGTGCCCGGGGAGCGCAGTGATGGAGCGGGCGGCGGTGATCGGTGGAGGCGTGGTGGGGTGCCACGTGGCGTACGCCCTCGCCCGGAAGGGATATGAAACATACCTGTTCGAGCGCCATGAGCGGCTGGGCCAGGAGACATCGAGCCGGAACAGCGGGGTGCTCCACGCGGGGATCTATTATAAAAAATATTCCCTGAAGGCCGGCCTGTGTGTCGAGGGCAATGCCCTTTCAAGGGAATTTTTCCGCGATCACGACGTCGCCTTTCGCGAGACCGGCAAGTATATTATCGCGCGCACCGATTCCGAAATCACGGAAATCGAACGGCTTCGTGAATCGGCCGGGGAGAATGGCGCCCCGGTGGAGCCCGCCACGCCGTCGCGTGTGAAACGCGATCTCCCCTACATTGAATGCGTTGCCGCGCTCTATTCGCCCAGCACCGCGATCGTCGACGCGGCAGATTACATGGACCGAATGAAGGCCGCCCTCTACCAGGCGGGGGTTTCGGTGATTGCCCCGTGTAATGTGCGGGGGATTCGGGGCAACGTGTGTGTTACCGATCGAGGCGAGTTCCTCGCCGACCTGTTCGTCAACAGTGCCGGCCTGTACGCGGATGAACTTGCGGCCGAATGCGGACTGCATGGCTACGTGGTCAGGCCGCTTAAGGGGGATTACTACTCCACGGTGAGCATCGAATGCCGGGTTCCCGTATATCCGCCGCCGTCCGTCCATACCGGAACGCTGGGCGTTCACCTGACCCCCACGTTTGGCCGCGAGGTGCTGCTTGGCCCGTCGGAAACGCACACGGAGGCTAAAGACGATTACGAGATCAGGACGCCACGCGAGGAGTTTTCCTCTTCGCTCGCCTCGATGATCGATGCGGCAACCGCGGCGCGCATCGAGCTTAATGAGGGCTACTCAGGCAACAGGCCAAGGGTATATCTGAACGGGGAGAGGTGCGAGGATTTCGTGGTAGTTCGCCGGCCCTCGAATGTGATACACCTGTTGGGTATCGAGTCCCCGGGCCTTACCGCCGCACCGGCGCTGGCGCGCTACGTGCTGTCGATGCTTTGA
- the hisD gene encoding histidinol dehydrogenase, producing the protein MIPVKRLGDLSSAELDSLLNRFGDDFSKILIDTVIPLVNDVRINGDDAVRKYTERFDGMRLDSLLVAEKEIEDAYARTPADAIEAFSRARENIEEFHEYQRKKSFIYTRPDGTTLGMKYEAIERVALYVPGGKASYPSSVLMGGIPAKIAGAREITVITPPDARGSVNDAVLAVCKILGLTRILKAGGAQGIAAAGFGTGTVPKSDIIVGPGNVYVTAAKTYLFSLGVIQIDSMAGPSEVLIIADETANPRWVAYDLLSQAEHEEMARAVLVTTSSEFAERVREEVANDIRTGGGRIEIKKKAIAKSLLLIVSTLDDAIEFSNRYGPEHMEFMVSNPLEYLGRIRNVGSLFLGHHAPVAVGDYFSGTNHILPTGGAARFSSGVSVETFLRRTSFQHLTPAALRSAQGPVGIMSGIEGFADKHGGSIDIRFKK; encoded by the coding sequence ATGATTCCGGTAAAACGCCTGGGGGACCTTTCCTCCGCCGAGCTCGACTCTCTACTCAACCGATTTGGCGACGATTTCAGTAAAATCCTGATCGATACGGTCATCCCCCTCGTGAACGACGTACGCATCAACGGCGACGATGCGGTGAGGAAATACACCGAGCGTTTCGACGGTATGAGGCTCGACTCACTGCTTGTCGCGGAAAAGGAAATCGAGGACGCGTATGCGCGCACCCCCGCGGACGCGATCGAGGCGTTTTCCCGGGCAAGGGAAAACATCGAGGAGTTCCATGAGTATCAGCGCAAAAAATCCTTTATTTATACGCGCCCCGACGGCACGACGCTTGGAATGAAGTACGAAGCGATAGAGCGTGTCGCGCTCTACGTTCCGGGCGGCAAGGCATCGTACCCGTCCTCCGTGCTCATGGGGGGCATCCCCGCAAAAATCGCGGGCGCGCGGGAGATCACGGTCATCACGCCCCCGGACGCACGGGGTTCCGTGAACGACGCGGTGCTCGCGGTGTGTAAGATCCTGGGACTTACCAGGATACTCAAGGCCGGGGGCGCCCAGGGAATCGCGGCGGCCGGGTTCGGTACCGGGACCGTGCCAAAATCGGACATTATTGTCGGCCCCGGGAACGTCTACGTTACCGCGGCCAAGACCTATCTTTTCAGCCTGGGCGTGATCCAGATCGATTCCATGGCCGGCCCCAGCGAGGTGCTCATCATCGCCGACGAAACGGCCAATCCCCGGTGGGTCGCGTACGACCTTCTCTCTCAGGCGGAACACGAGGAAATGGCGCGCGCGGTGCTGGTGACCACCTCCTCCGAATTCGCGGAGCGCGTGCGCGAAGAGGTCGCGAACGATATCCGGACGGGCGGCGGCAGGATCGAAATCAAGAAGAAGGCGATCGCGAAGAGCTTGCTGCTCATCGTTTCCACCCTGGACGACGCCATCGAGTTTTCCAACCGCTACGGACCCGAGCATATGGAGTTCATGGTATCCAATCCGCTCGAATACCTCGGCCGGATAAGGAATGTCGGCTCGCTCTTCCTGGGGCACCACGCGCCGGTCGCGGTGGGCGATTATTTCTCCGGAACGAACCACATCCTTCCCACGGGCGGAGCCGCGCGATTCTCCTCGGGCGTCTCGGTCGAAACATTTTTGCGGCGCACGAGCTTCCAGCACCTCACGCCCGCGGCGTTGCGGTCGGCACAGGGTCCGGTGGGCATCATGTCCGGTATAGAGGGATTCGCCGACAAGCACGGGGGGTCGATAGACATTCGTTTCAAGAAATAG
- a CDS encoding XRE family transcriptional regulator produces the protein MISTGIRYLDKLVGGIKLGDNVVWQIANAVPIEFFIKSFFTKINDFQNSIIYVSFNYAPHTVCKRFDEIFKNYNFILIDAFTHGKGNSDPVFLDFYHNEEGYDLSRVTCIQNPRDMAAFLETMNTIQSANRDGSFYIFDSLTGMNELWKDERSVLDMFGFTCPKLYEMNTIAYWILEQEAHSKEFIAGLTHITQIVLSMSNISSDQYALKIHKLEGRPSTNLSTPYMFRIIDEEIEFEEVYDNNAFKIGIKVKGLRKTMNMTQAELASRLGMTPGAISQIENDLITPSLTTLVHLASIFKKPVEYFINVETIDSQAEGFRIYRKKDIPLAMVSNLKIARIADEKTQGPIPYLVTIPGNESHDGPILLHKGKEYIIVVNGTLGLVIDGEEHLFRKGDAVLLDRSFAGRWTNQGKSDCEFVYIQL, from the coding sequence ATGATCAGTACGGGAATCAGGTATCTTGACAAGCTTGTCGGCGGTATCAAGCTGGGCGATAACGTCGTGTGGCAGATCGCGAACGCGGTGCCCATCGAATTCTTCATCAAGAGCTTTTTCACGAAAATCAATGATTTTCAGAATTCCATTATCTATGTGAGCTTCAACTATGCGCCGCATACCGTCTGCAAGCGGTTCGACGAGATTTTCAAAAATTACAACTTTATCCTGATCGATGCCTTTACGCACGGCAAGGGAAACAGCGATCCCGTCTTCCTGGATTTCTATCATAACGAAGAAGGTTACGACCTTTCGCGCGTCACCTGCATACAGAATCCCCGCGACATGGCGGCGTTTCTCGAGACCATGAACACGATACAGTCGGCGAATCGCGACGGGTCGTTCTATATATTCGACAGTCTTACCGGTATGAACGAGCTCTGGAAGGACGAGCGCTCGGTTCTGGACATGTTCGGGTTTACCTGTCCCAAGCTGTACGAGATGAACACGATCGCGTACTGGATACTCGAGCAGGAGGCCCACTCGAAAGAGTTCATAGCGGGGCTGACCCACATCACGCAAATCGTGCTGTCCATGTCCAATATCAGCTCGGACCAGTATGCGCTTAAAATCCATAAGCTTGAAGGCAGACCCTCCACGAATTTATCGACGCCCTATATGTTCCGGATTATCGATGAGGAGATAGAATTCGAAGAGGTATACGACAATAACGCGTTCAAAATAGGGATCAAGGTGAAGGGGCTTCGCAAGACCATGAACATGACCCAGGCGGAACTCGCCTCCAGGCTCGGGATGACGCCCGGGGCGATCTCGCAGATAGAGAACGATCTTATCACGCCCTCCCTCACGACCCTGGTACACCTGGCGTCGATCTTCAAGAAGCCGGTCGAGTATTTCATCAACGTGGAAACGATCGACAGCCAGGCCGAGGGATTTCGGATATATCGAAAGAAGGATATACCGCTTGCCATGGTGAGCAATCTCAAGATCGCCCGCATAGCCGATGAAAAAACCCAGGGCCCTATTCCCTACCTGGTAACCATACCCGGAAACGAGTCGCACGATGGACCGATACTCCTGCACAAGGGAAAAGAGTACATAATCGTGGTGAACGGCACCCTTGGCCTCGTGATAGACGGGGAGGAACACCTCTTCCGGAAGGGGGATGCGGTTCTCCTCGATCGCTCATTCGCCGGCAGGTGGACGAACCAGGGGAAAAGCGACTGCGAGTTCGTGTATATCCAGCTGTGA
- a CDS encoding tetratricopeptide repeat protein, translated as MRFSSIAHSPAGGRTRGKATASSCISSCDASSWHLFDFIRVSSLPIFSEMRRSRVRRFGAGMGRVSLDSGNSNKQALAARFLKAVQFETEEKFEMALGEYASILKENPGHKESYLNLGSLYSRMNRYEEAMACYEKALLVQEDHVTYFNIGSIHYKRGEYKKAVLALEKSRNLNPSFPMSMLVMGLSFSRLKNLNAAKSCFLRVLKTSPSNRVAMTALAIIYYEKKDYERALKLVSTLLSGDESNAVMRKLRADVLYRLNRVDESAREFIDLSATKEEFRRYDDFVKEVPVDVYTDCYGSIGDKIIGLEAKGDAIQRDELISLSLCYLLKGDSGRAIESLFEARKRMVN; from the coding sequence ATGCGGTTCTCCTCGATCGCTCATTCGCCGGCAGGTGGACGAACCAGGGGAAAAGCGACTGCGAGTTCGTGTATATCCAGCTGTGACGCGTCTTCATGGCATTTATTTGACTTTATCAGAGTCAGTTCCCTACCGATATTTTCAGAGATGCGACGGTCCCGTGTTCGGAGATTCGGGGCGGGGATGGGGAGAGTGAGCCTGGATTCCGGAAATTCCAACAAGCAAGCCCTCGCCGCCCGGTTCCTGAAGGCCGTCCAGTTTGAAACGGAGGAAAAATTCGAAATGGCACTGGGCGAATATGCCTCGATACTGAAAGAGAATCCAGGGCACAAGGAAAGCTACCTGAACCTTGGATCGCTCTATTCACGAATGAACCGCTACGAAGAGGCCATGGCCTGCTATGAAAAAGCCCTCCTGGTTCAAGAGGACCACGTCACGTATTTCAATATTGGGAGCATTCACTATAAACGCGGCGAATACAAGAAGGCGGTCCTCGCGCTGGAGAAATCCAGAAACCTCAATCCGTCATTTCCCATGTCAATGCTGGTCATGGGGCTCTCGTTCAGCCGGCTTAAAAATCTTAACGCCGCCAAATCCTGCTTCCTGAGGGTGCTGAAAACCTCGCCGTCCAACAGGGTCGCGATGACCGCGCTGGCGATCATCTATTATGAGAAGAAGGATTACGAAAGGGCGTTAAAGCTCGTCAGCACGCTGCTGTCGGGGGACGAATCGAACGCGGTCATGCGCAAGCTTCGCGCCGATGTGCTCTACCGGCTTAACCGGGTGGACGAATCGGCCAGGGAATTCATCGACCTGTCGGCGACGAAAGAGGAATTCCGCCGCTATGACGATTTCGTGAAAGAGGTACCGGTTGACGTCTATACGGACTGCTACGGCTCTATCGGCGATAAAATCATAGGCCTCGAGGCGAAGGGGGACGCCATCCAGCGGGATGAGCTCATCTCCCTCAGCCTGTGCTACCTGCTGAAGGGCGACTCGGGGCGCGCGATCGAGTCCCTTTTCGAGGCGCGTAAACGAATGGTCAACTGA
- a CDS encoding EAL domain-containing protein has protein sequence MGVTSSRFQEVMREGSVRTVFQPIISVKKNSIIGFEALSRFAARGGETISPLEMFAEAAAGGHSLELDRLCRSKALERYASLNTGENEYILSINLDPAALAEGSGSNHLMESVEKYGLPPGRVLIELTESNSCGMDLLETFVTAYRSRGFLIALDDVGSGYSSLERISVVKPDVLKIDCALTGKINSGYHSREMFKALVSLAHKTGSLVVAEGVETEDQVLSALELGADMLQGFYFAQAADDIVAVKGAVEEKIAGIGLTSRKNIVNKINTRKAQHKSYSQIINDFVAELSKVDEELFDPTLHALVKRYPELECAYVLDSDGQQASATVFPEGRQTSPQGFFFQPAQKGADQSSKDYFFLVASGLLKYTTEPYISLASRHICITISVAFRDHKYLKRILCLDIVQDESQALRGPG, from the coding sequence ATGGGAGTGACCAGCAGCCGGTTCCAAGAGGTCATGCGTGAAGGGTCGGTGCGCACCGTTTTCCAGCCCATCATATCGGTCAAGAAAAATTCCATTATCGGCTTCGAGGCCCTGAGCAGGTTTGCCGCGCGGGGCGGTGAAACCATCTCTCCCCTTGAGATGTTCGCAGAGGCGGCCGCCGGGGGGCATTCGCTCGAGCTCGACCGCCTGTGCAGATCGAAGGCGCTGGAGCGGTACGCATCGCTCAATACCGGCGAGAATGAATATATACTCTCGATCAACCTGGATCCGGCCGCCCTTGCCGAGGGGTCGGGATCGAATCACCTGATGGAGTCGGTCGAGAAATACGGACTGCCGCCCGGACGCGTCCTTATAGAGCTCACCGAGTCGAATTCGTGCGGGATGGACCTTCTTGAAACATTTGTTACCGCGTATCGATCCAGGGGATTCCTGATTGCGCTCGATGACGTGGGATCGGGATACTCGAGCCTGGAGCGCATCAGCGTGGTGAAACCCGATGTGCTCAAGATCGATTGTGCGCTTACCGGGAAGATTAACAGCGGCTACCACAGCCGGGAGATGTTCAAGGCCCTGGTCTCCCTCGCCCACAAGACCGGTTCGCTCGTGGTGGCGGAAGGGGTGGAAACCGAGGACCAGGTGTTATCGGCCCTCGAACTCGGGGCGGACATGCTGCAGGGTTTCTATTTCGCGCAGGCGGCGGATGACATTGTCGCCGTCAAGGGCGCCGTGGAGGAAAAAATAGCCGGGATCGGGCTTACGTCCCGGAAGAATATTGTTAATAAGATCAACACGCGCAAGGCCCAGCACAAGAGCTACAGCCAGATTATCAATGACTTCGTCGCCGAGCTCTCGAAGGTGGACGAGGAGCTGTTCGATCCCACGCTGCACGCCCTCGTAAAACGCTACCCGGAGCTCGAATGCGCCTACGTGCTCGACAGCGATGGGCAGCAGGCAAGCGCGACCGTGTTCCCGGAAGGCCGGCAAACTTCGCCCCAGGGGTTTTTCTTCCAGCCGGCCCAGAAGGGAGCCGACCAGTCCTCAAAGGATTATTTTTTTCTCGTCGCGTCGGGCCTTCTCAAGTATACGACCGAGCCCTACATCTCCCTCGCATCGCGGCATATCTGCATCACCATCTCGGTCGCATTCCGCGATCATAAATACCTGAAACGCATACTGTGCCTGGATATTGTCCAGGACGAGAGCCAGGCGCTGAGGGGCCCCGGCTGA